One window from the genome of [Mycobacterium] stephanolepidis encodes:
- the infB gene encoding translation initiation factor IF-2 has translation MAGKARVHELAKELGVTSKEVLARLSDQGEFVKSASSTVEAPVARRLREAFGGGDKPAASNGAPAEAAAPPKKAGPKPGAPKPAPKKIAEPVVEAPPVPEPPAAPAPAPAPAPAPAPAPAAPAVPTPNAAPAPAAEAAAPAPAAPAPRPGATPGPKPGAPRVPRVGNNPFSSAQPVERPVAPRPQAPRPGAPRPGGASPSNMPPRPSPGSMGPRPPRPGGGRPGGPGGGRPGGPGGGRPGGPGGGGGGNYRGGGAGGGAPAGGPPGAAGAGGFRGRPGGGGGGGRPGQRGGAAGAFGRPGGAPKRGRKSKRAKRAEYENMQAPVVGGVRLPHGNGEVIRLARGASLSDFAEKIDANPASLVQALFNLGEMVTATQSVGDETLELLGGEMNYVVQVVSPEDEDRELLQSFDLTYGEDEGGEDDLEIRPPVVTVMGHVDHGKTRLLDTIRQANVREGEAGGITQHIGAYQVLTQLDGNERLVTFIDTPGHEAFTAMRARGAKATDIAILVVAADDGVMPQTVEAINHAQAADVPIVVAVNKIDKEGADPGKIRAQLTEYNLVAEDFGGDTMFVDISAKQGTNIDALLEAVLLTADAALDLRANPDMEAQGVAIEAHLDRGRGPVATVLIQRGTLRVGDSIVAGDAYGRVRRMVDEHGEDVEEALPSRPVQVIGFTSVPGAGDNLLVVDEDRIARQIADRRSARKRNALAARSRKRISLDDLDAALKETSQLNLILKGDNAGTVEALEEALLGIAIDDEVQLRVIDRGVGGVTETNVNLASASDAIIIGFNVRAEGKATELANREGVDIRYYSVIYQAIDEIESALKGMLKPVYEEVELGRAEIRAMFRSSKVGNIAGCLVTSGIIRRNAKARLLRDNIVVAETVTISSLRREKDDVVEVRDGYECGLTLTYNDIKEGDVIEAYELREKERV, from the coding sequence GTGGCAGGCAAGGCCCGGGTACACGAGTTAGCTAAAGAACTCGGTGTGACCAGTAAAGAAGTTCTCGCCCGACTGAGCGATCAGGGCGAGTTTGTGAAATCCGCGTCCTCGACGGTGGAAGCCCCCGTCGCGCGGCGTCTTCGTGAGGCATTCGGCGGCGGCGATAAGCCCGCCGCGTCCAATGGTGCGCCCGCTGAGGCGGCGGCTCCCCCGAAGAAGGCCGGTCCCAAGCCCGGAGCCCCCAAGCCGGCCCCGAAGAAGATTGCTGAGCCGGTTGTCGAGGCGCCCCCTGTGCCTGAGCCTCCGGCGGCTCCGGCTCCGGCTCCGGCTCCGGCTCCGGCACCCGCACCCGCACCTGCTGCGCCTGCGGTTCCCACGCCGAACGCTGCGCCGGCACCCGCGGCGGAAGCAGCCGCTCCCGCACCTGCCGCGCCGGCACCCCGTCCGGGTGCCACGCCCGGCCCCAAGCCCGGTGCTCCCCGAGTGCCGCGCGTCGGCAACAACCCATTCTCGTCGGCACAGCCGGTGGAACGTCCTGTTGCGCCGCGTCCTCAGGCGCCGCGTCCCGGAGCTCCTCGACCCGGTGGAGCCTCCCCGAGCAACATGCCCCCGCGCCCGTCGCCCGGATCCATGGGTCCGCGCCCGCCGCGTCCCGGTGGTGGTCGCCCGGGTGGTCCCGGTGGTGGCCGGCCCGGTGGTCCCGGTGGTGGTCGTCCGGGTGGTCCCGGTGGTGGCGGCGGCGGTAACTACCGCGGTGGCGGTGCCGGTGGCGGCGCTCCCGCTGGTGGTCCTCCCGGCGCCGCTGGCGCCGGTGGCTTCCGCGGTCGCCCCGGCGGTGGCGGTGGCGGCGGCCGTCCCGGTCAGCGCGGTGGTGCGGCCGGTGCGTTCGGTCGTCCCGGTGGTGCGCCGAAGCGTGGTCGCAAGTCGAAGCGGGCAAAGCGCGCCGAGTACGAGAACATGCAGGCCCCTGTCGTCGGTGGTGTGCGGTTGCCGCACGGCAACGGTGAAGTCATCCGGCTCGCGCGCGGCGCTTCGCTGAGCGATTTCGCGGAGAAGATCGATGCCAACCCGGCTTCGCTGGTGCAGGCGTTGTTCAACCTCGGCGAGATGGTGACCGCCACCCAGTCGGTGGGCGACGAGACGCTGGAGCTGCTGGGCGGTGAGATGAACTACGTCGTCCAGGTCGTGAGCCCCGAGGACGAGGATCGCGAGCTGCTGCAGTCCTTCGACCTCACCTATGGCGAGGACGAGGGCGGTGAAGATGATCTGGAGATCCGTCCGCCGGTCGTCACCGTCATGGGTCACGTCGATCACGGCAAGACCCGACTGCTCGACACCATCCGGCAGGCCAACGTCCGCGAGGGCGAAGCCGGCGGTATCACGCAGCACATCGGTGCTTACCAGGTCTTGACCCAACTGGACGGCAACGAGCGGCTCGTCACCTTCATCGACACCCCGGGTCACGAGGCGTTCACCGCCATGCGTGCGCGTGGTGCCAAGGCCACCGATATCGCGATCCTGGTGGTCGCCGCCGATGACGGTGTCATGCCGCAGACGGTGGAAGCCATCAACCACGCCCAGGCGGCCGATGTGCCGATCGTGGTCGCGGTCAACAAGATCGACAAGGAAGGTGCCGACCCGGGCAAGATCCGGGCGCAGCTCACCGAGTACAACCTGGTCGCAGAGGACTTCGGTGGCGACACCATGTTCGTCGACATCTCGGCCAAGCAGGGCACCAACATCGATGCGCTGCTGGAGGCTGTGCTGCTGACCGCTGACGCAGCGCTGGACCTGCGGGCCAACCCCGATATGGAGGCCCAGGGTGTGGCTATCGAGGCGCACCTGGACCGCGGTCGCGGTCCGGTGGCCACGGTGCTCATCCAGCGCGGCACACTGCGGGTCGGCGACTCGATTGTCGCCGGGGACGCATACGGCCGTGTCCGCCGCATGGTGGACGAGCACGGCGAGGATGTCGAGGAGGCGCTGCCTTCGCGTCCGGTACAGGTCATCGGTTTCACCTCGGTGCCCGGTGCGGGTGACAACCTGCTTGTTGTTGACGAAGACCGCATCGCTCGGCAGATCGCCGACCGGCGCAGTGCGCGCAAGCGCAATGCGCTGGCCGCTCGTAGCCGCAAGCGGATTAGCCTGGATGACCTGGATGCCGCGCTGAAGGAAACCAGCCAGCTGAACCTGATCCTGAAGGGCGACAACGCAGGTACGGTCGAAGCCCTGGAAGAGGCGCTGCTCGGTATCGCGATCGACGACGAGGTGCAGCTGCGGGTCATCGACCGCGGTGTCGGTGGTGTCACCGAAACCAACGTCAACCTGGCCTCGGCCTCGGATGCCATCATCATCGGCTTCAATGTGCGGGCCGAGGGCAAGGCGACAGAGCTGGCCAACCGCGAGGGTGTCGACATTCGGTACTACTCGGTGATCTACCAGGCCATCGACGAGATCGAGAGCGCGCTCAAGGGCATGCTCAAGCCGGTCTACGAAGAGGTCGAGCTGGGTCGCGCCGAGATTCGTGCGATGTTCCGGTCCTCCAAGGTCGGCAATATCGCAGGTTGCCTGGTCACCTCGGGCATCATCCGTCGCAATGCCAAGGCCCGACTGTTGCGCGACAACATCGTGGTCGCCGAGACGGTCACCATCTCATCGCTGCGGCGCGAGAAGGATGACGTGGTCGAGGTCCGCGACGGTTACGAGTGCGGTCTGACGCTGACCTATAACGACATCAAGGAAGGCGACGTCATCGAGGCGTACGAACTCCGCGAAAAGGAACGGGTCTAA
- a CDS encoding YlxR family protein translates to MIQRETSAFAHAPTGKPVRTCVGCRGRELAADLLRVVAADDRHVVVDARRRLPGRGAWLHRSAQCYHLAVKRRAFARALRIGGTPDTSVVFEHVEQYQEIGNDKQ, encoded by the coding sequence GTGATCCAGCGCGAGACTTCGGCGTTCGCACATGCCCCGACCGGTAAACCGGTACGGACATGCGTCGGTTGCCGGGGACGAGAGTTGGCTGCAGATCTGCTTCGTGTGGTTGCTGCGGATGATCGGCATGTAGTTGTCGATGCCCGCCGCAGACTGCCCGGCCGAGGTGCGTGGTTGCACAGGTCGGCGCAGTGTTATCACCTGGCGGTGAAACGGCGGGCTTTCGCTCGAGCGCTGCGGATCGGCGGAACCCCGGATACCTCCGTGGTCTTCGAACATGTTGAGCAATACCAAGAGATTGGCAACGACAAACAATGA
- a CDS encoding globin domain-containing protein produces the protein MLSAESLAVIRQTLPAVAGAIDEITPLFYSKMFAAHPELLRDLFNRGNQAAGEQPKALAASIASFAGMVLEGNGAQYDSVLDRIAHKHASLGIVAEQYPIVYEHLFAAIAEVLGDAVTAEVAAAWSEFYWLMANELIAREKALYGAAGVAPGDVWRQVVVVRRQLESADVAGFELRAVFGELPSFLPGQYISVQVTLPDGARQIRQYSLSRGAHEGGWRIAVKRISASGTPAGEVSNFIYDNVFEGQQLRVSVPMGEFTLDDSTDPLVLVSAGIGCTPIMGMLQELVATQSPREVVVLHADQSAAAHAYRHELADLVGRLPAGRLHTWYERAHVEHPVHGVGRMSLHRLPLNRLSTVFVCGPRPFMSAINDDLVSLGIPQEQINHELFGPLASAM, from the coding sequence GTGCTATCAGCAGAGTCGCTGGCAGTCATCCGTCAAACTCTCCCCGCGGTTGCCGGGGCGATCGACGAGATTACACCGTTGTTCTACTCCAAGATGTTCGCGGCGCACCCCGAACTGCTTCGTGATCTGTTCAACCGCGGCAACCAGGCGGCGGGGGAGCAGCCGAAGGCGCTCGCCGCGTCGATCGCGTCTTTCGCCGGGATGGTGTTGGAAGGCAATGGCGCCCAATATGATTCGGTGCTCGACAGGATCGCGCACAAGCATGCCTCGCTGGGAATTGTCGCCGAACAGTATCCGATCGTCTACGAGCACCTGTTTGCGGCGATCGCTGAAGTGCTGGGGGACGCGGTGACCGCAGAGGTCGCGGCGGCGTGGAGCGAGTTCTACTGGCTCATGGCCAATGAGTTGATCGCACGCGAGAAGGCGTTGTACGGCGCTGCGGGTGTTGCGCCCGGCGATGTGTGGCGGCAGGTCGTGGTGGTACGCCGCCAGCTGGAATCGGCGGATGTGGCCGGGTTCGAGTTGCGCGCTGTATTCGGTGAACTACCGAGTTTCCTTCCGGGGCAGTACATATCGGTGCAAGTTACGTTGCCGGACGGGGCCAGGCAGATTCGTCAATACAGTTTGTCCCGGGGCGCACATGAGGGCGGCTGGCGTATCGCCGTCAAACGAATCAGCGCCAGTGGCACCCCTGCGGGCGAAGTGTCGAACTTCATCTACGACAACGTCTTCGAGGGGCAACAGCTGCGCGTCTCGGTGCCCATGGGCGAGTTCACCCTCGACGATTCGACGGATCCGCTGGTCCTGGTATCCGCGGGTATCGGCTGCACGCCCATCATGGGGATGCTGCAAGAGCTCGTGGCCACACAGTCGCCGCGAGAGGTCGTGGTCCTGCACGCCGACCAGTCGGCGGCCGCACACGCCTACCGGCACGAGTTGGCGGATCTGGTGGGACGACTGCCCGCCGGCCGGCTGCACACATGGTACGAACGGGCGCATGTGGAGCATCCCGTGCACGGTGTCGGCCGCATGAGCCTGCACCGACTACCACTCAACCGACTGTCCACGGTGTTCGTCTGCGGCCCGCGGCCGTTCATGTCGGCCATCAATGACGACCTGGTGTCTCTGGGGATTCCGCAGGAGCAGATCAATCACGAGCTGTTTGGGCCGTTGGCATCGGCTATGTGA
- a CDS encoding RrF2 family transcriptional regulator — protein MQLTRFTDLGLRIVMRLANAGPGVQLHTDDLAAQLCVSYTHATKVVARLSEMGAIESTRGRHGGVCITQGGLDRRVGSLARKLERDGEVIDCEGGVPCPLRHNCRLRDALRSAQEAFFAELDQWTVAEIARPTMERK, from the coding sequence GTGCAACTAACGCGATTCACCGACCTGGGTCTGCGCATCGTCATGCGGCTGGCCAACGCAGGGCCGGGCGTTCAGCTGCACACCGATGATCTTGCCGCCCAACTCTGTGTGTCCTATACGCACGCCACGAAAGTTGTTGCCCGACTTTCGGAAATGGGCGCGATCGAGTCCACGCGCGGACGCCACGGGGGAGTGTGCATCACGCAGGGCGGGCTCGACCGTCGGGTCGGATCATTGGCCCGAAAGTTGGAGCGCGACGGCGAGGTCATCGACTGCGAGGGAGGGGTGCCCTGCCCCCTTCGGCACAACTGTCGCCTGCGCGACGCGCTTCGCTCGGCGCAAGAGGCATTCTTCGCCGAGCTCGATCAGTGGACTGTGGCCGAAATCGCCCGTCCAACAATGGAAAGGAAGTAG
- the nusA gene encoding transcription termination factor NusA, protein MNIDPAAVNLMAADKGITVDEAIDIIKSALLTAYRHTDGNEPNARIELDRKTGVVRVLARETDEDGNLITEWDATPEGFGRIAATTARQVFQQGVRDAENEHKFGEFSTREGEIVGGVIQRDARANARGLVVVRMGSETKGSEGVIPAAEQVPGEEYRHGDRLRCYVVGVSRGAREPLITLSRTHPNLVRKLFSLEVPEISDGSVEIVAVAREAGHRSKIAVASKVSGLNAKGACIGPMGQRVRNVMSELAGEKIDIIDYDPDPARFVANALSPAKVVSVSVIDEAGKAARVIVPDFQLSLAIGKEGQNARLAARLTGWRIDIRSDADPEN, encoded by the coding sequence ATGAATATCGATCCCGCGGCGGTAAACCTGATGGCTGCCGATAAGGGCATCACGGTTGACGAGGCGATTGACATCATCAAGTCGGCGCTCCTGACGGCCTACCGGCATACCGACGGCAACGAACCCAATGCGCGTATCGAACTCGATCGCAAGACGGGTGTGGTCCGCGTGCTGGCCCGCGAGACCGACGAGGACGGCAATCTCATCACCGAATGGGATGCCACGCCAGAAGGATTCGGCCGCATCGCGGCCACCACCGCGCGGCAGGTGTTCCAGCAGGGTGTGCGCGATGCGGAGAACGAGCACAAGTTCGGCGAGTTCTCTACGCGTGAGGGCGAGATTGTCGGCGGTGTGATCCAGCGCGACGCCCGGGCCAACGCGCGTGGTCTTGTCGTGGTTCGCATGGGCAGTGAGACGAAGGGCTCCGAAGGTGTGATCCCTGCGGCCGAACAAGTGCCGGGCGAGGAGTACCGCCACGGAGATCGGTTGCGCTGCTATGTCGTCGGAGTATCCCGAGGCGCACGTGAGCCGTTGATCACCTTGTCCAGGACACACCCGAATCTGGTGCGCAAGCTGTTCTCGCTTGAGGTCCCGGAGATCAGCGACGGTTCCGTGGAGATCGTCGCGGTTGCCCGCGAGGCGGGGCATCGGTCCAAGATCGCGGTGGCTTCGAAGGTATCCGGGCTCAACGCCAAGGGTGCCTGCATCGGCCCCATGGGCCAGCGCGTGCGCAATGTGATGAGCGAACTCGCCGGCGAGAAGATCGACATCATCGATTACGACCCGGATCCCGCGCGGTTCGTCGCGAACGCGCTCTCGCCCGCCAAGGTGGTGTCGGTCTCGGTGATCGATGAGGCGGGTAAGGCTGCGCGCGTCATCGTCCCCGACTTCCAGCTTTCCCTGGCCATCGGTAAAGAAGGGCAGAACGCAAGGCTCGCCGCGCGTCTGACGGGATGGCGTATCGACATCAGAAGTGACGCAGATCCCGAAAACTAA
- the rimP gene encoding ribosome maturation factor RimP, producing the protein MGLPSDDQVIELLGPEFSRSGVEIESVVVNEATVPARIAVVVDSDSPVDLDAVAALSRTASGLLDEADTGWEAYDLEITTPGVDRPLTTPTHFRRAHGRLAQIRLTDGEDLLGRIGIANDDGIQVVLRKPVKGTGWTVRDLAFSDIESAVVQVEFTTPNPQELNLAGAAETGGGA; encoded by the coding sequence ATGGGGCTGCCATCCGATGACCAGGTGATCGAGCTGCTGGGTCCCGAGTTCTCCCGGTCAGGCGTCGAGATCGAGAGCGTCGTCGTCAACGAAGCCACGGTTCCCGCCCGCATCGCCGTGGTGGTCGACTCGGATTCTCCCGTGGACTTGGACGCGGTCGCCGCACTGAGCCGGACCGCATCGGGATTGTTGGACGAGGCGGACACCGGCTGGGAGGCGTACGACCTGGAGATCACCACGCCCGGCGTCGACCGGCCGTTGACCACTCCCACGCATTTTCGACGTGCACATGGTCGGCTGGCGCAGATTCGCCTGACCGATGGCGAAGACTTACTCGGCCGCATCGGCATCGCGAACGATGACGGGATACAGGTGGTGTTGCGTAAGCCTGTCAAGGGCACCGGCTGGACCGTGCGTGACCTTGCGTTCTCCGATATCGAGAGCGCGGTTGTGCAGGTGGAGTTCACAACACCCAACCCGCAAGAACTCAATCTGGCTGGGGCAGCCGAAACTGGAGGTGGCGCATGA
- a CDS encoding ferritin-like domain-containing protein: MTTTEPTPQPASSTDDTALADALANEHAAIYAYGLVSAHSVPDNNWLVTECLIEHRQCREECIAKLRARSAAAPVAAAGYKVPFPVTNPADATKLALQLEADTAARWRAVAEQADNSDDRGFAVRMLTESAIRAARWRVASDITPASVAFPGGNEN, from the coding sequence ATGACCACGACCGAGCCCACCCCACAGCCGGCCTCCTCGACCGACGACACCGCGCTGGCCGATGCCCTGGCCAACGAGCATGCGGCCATCTACGCGTATGGGCTGGTGTCCGCGCACTCGGTGCCCGACAACAACTGGCTGGTCACCGAGTGCCTGATCGAGCACCGACAGTGCCGCGAGGAGTGCATCGCCAAGCTGCGTGCCCGTTCGGCGGCCGCACCGGTGGCCGCCGCCGGTTACAAGGTCCCGTTCCCGGTGACGAACCCCGCCGATGCCACGAAACTGGCGCTGCAGCTCGAGGCGGACACCGCGGCGCGCTGGCGGGCCGTCGCCGAGCAGGCCGACAACAGTGACGATCGTGGATTCGCGGTGCGAATGCTCACCGAGAGCGCGATTCGCGCGGCGCGGTGGCGAGTTGCCTCCGACATCACGCCTGCCAGTGTCGCGTTCCCGGGAGGGAACGAAAACTAA
- a CDS encoding SRPBCC family protein, with product MVMPSFKLAPLVESDFNTSDFVYTFSTPLPKDAATVWAELNGESPLHWCKAINKISWTSPEPRGVGSTRTAKLALPGAAVHERFIVWEESPERYRNAFTVETATFPGTRRFGELYEVVGTATGSLFTWSFFIEPSLGFTRHLKPVIRRGLSGLISDTQKHFA from the coding sequence ATAGTCATGCCGTCCTTCAAGCTCGCCCCGCTGGTCGAAAGCGATTTCAACACAAGCGATTTCGTGTACACGTTCTCCACGCCCCTGCCCAAGGATGCGGCAACGGTGTGGGCCGAACTCAATGGCGAAAGCCCGCTGCATTGGTGCAAGGCCATCAACAAGATCAGCTGGACTTCGCCGGAGCCGCGCGGCGTGGGTTCCACCCGCACCGCCAAGCTCGCGCTCCCCGGTGCGGCCGTGCACGAACGGTTCATTGTGTGGGAGGAGAGCCCCGAGCGGTATCGCAATGCGTTCACCGTCGAGACGGCGACCTTTCCGGGCACCAGGCGTTTCGGCGAGCTCTATGAAGTGGTGGGTACCGCGACGGGGTCGTTGTTCACCTGGAGCTTCTTCATCGAGCCCTCGCTCGGGTTCACCCGCCACCTCAAGCCGGTGATCCGTCGTGGGTTGTCCGGACTGATCAGCGACACCCAGAAGCACTTCGCTTAG
- a CDS encoding proline--tRNA ligase produces the protein MITRLSELFVRTLRDDPADAEVPSHKLLIRAGYVRPIAPGVYSWLPLGLRVLRKIEDIVREEMNAIGGQEILLPALLPRAPYETTNRWTEYGDSLFRLKDRRDNDMMLGPTHEELFALTVKGEYSSYKDFPVILYQVQTKYRDEARPRAGILRGREFVMKDSYSFDTSDDGLKTAYRAHREAYQRIFGRLGLDYVIVAATSGAMGGSASEEFLAESPTGEDTFVRCVESGYAANVEAVITPAPPARSVEGLPEAVVHETGDTPTIATLVDWANSADLGGTVTAADTLKNILLKVRQPGGEWELLAVGVPGDREVDDKRLGAALEPAEYELLGDADFAKHPFLVRGYIGPKGLIANGVRYLVDPRVVEGTSWITGADEPGKHVVNLVAGRDFTPDGTIEAAEVRDGDPSPDGAGQLVSARGIEIGHIFQLGRKYTDAFTVDVLGENGKPVRLTQGSYGVGVSRLVAVVAEQQHDELGLRWPTAVSPFDVHVVIANKDEAARAGAEALAADLDRLGHEVLLDDRTASPGVKFKDAELLGVPWIVVIGRGWADGTIELRNRFTGEAQSIAVADAVTSVTAAIR, from the coding sequence ATGATCACCCGGCTCTCCGAGCTTTTCGTACGGACGCTGCGCGACGACCCGGCCGATGCCGAAGTCCCCAGCCACAAGTTGCTCATCCGCGCGGGATACGTGCGTCCCATCGCGCCGGGTGTGTACAGCTGGCTGCCGCTCGGCCTGCGGGTGCTCCGCAAGATCGAGGACATCGTCCGCGAAGAGATGAATGCCATTGGCGGTCAGGAGATCCTGCTGCCCGCTCTGCTTCCGCGCGCACCCTACGAGACCACCAACCGGTGGACCGAGTACGGCGACTCACTGTTCCGGCTCAAGGACCGCCGCGATAACGACATGATGCTCGGCCCCACCCACGAGGAGTTGTTCGCGCTCACCGTGAAGGGGGAGTACAGCTCCTACAAGGATTTTCCGGTCATCCTCTACCAGGTTCAGACCAAGTACCGGGACGAGGCGCGTCCTCGCGCGGGCATTCTGCGCGGTCGCGAATTCGTCATGAAGGACTCGTACTCCTTTGATACCTCCGATGACGGCCTCAAGACCGCCTACCGCGCACACCGCGAGGCGTACCAACGCATCTTCGGCAGGCTGGGCCTGGACTACGTGATTGTCGCGGCCACCTCGGGAGCCATGGGTGGTAGCGCGTCCGAGGAGTTCCTCGCTGAAAGCCCTACCGGGGAAGACACTTTCGTGCGGTGCGTGGAATCCGGTTATGCGGCCAACGTCGAGGCCGTCATCACGCCGGCACCACCCGCGCGGTCTGTGGAGGGCCTGCCTGAGGCCGTCGTGCACGAGACGGGCGATACCCCGACCATCGCGACGCTGGTTGACTGGGCGAATTCGGCTGATCTCGGCGGGACCGTCACAGCCGCCGACACCCTCAAGAACATCCTGCTGAAGGTGCGTCAGCCCGGTGGTGAGTGGGAGCTGCTGGCCGTCGGAGTCCCCGGGGACCGCGAGGTCGACGACAAGCGACTCGGAGCCGCGCTCGAGCCTGCCGAATACGAGCTGCTCGGTGATGCGGACTTCGCCAAGCATCCGTTCCTGGTGCGCGGATACATCGGACCGAAAGGATTGATCGCCAACGGTGTTCGCTACCTCGTAGATCCGCGGGTCGTGGAGGGCACCAGCTGGATCACCGGCGCCGACGAACCCGGAAAGCATGTGGTGAACCTCGTCGCGGGGCGCGACTTCACCCCGGACGGCACCATCGAGGCCGCCGAGGTTCGCGACGGCGATCCGTCACCCGATGGCGCAGGTCAGCTGGTGTCAGCACGCGGAATCGAGATCGGCCACATTTTCCAGTTGGGCCGCAAATACACCGATGCGTTCACCGTGGATGTGCTCGGGGAGAACGGCAAGCCCGTGCGGCTCACCCAGGGTTCTTACGGCGTCGGCGTCTCGCGGCTGGTGGCCGTCGTCGCCGAGCAGCAGCATGACGAGCTTGGGCTGCGGTGGCCTACCGCGGTATCGCCGTTCGACGTGCACGTGGTTATCGCGAACAAGGATGAGGCCGCGCGGGCCGGCGCCGAAGCGCTGGCCGCCGATCTAGATCGGCTGGGTCACGAGGTGCTGCTCGACGACCGGACGGCTTCGCCGGGTGTGAAATTCAAGGATGCCGAACTGCTCGGCGTGCCCTGGATTGTGGTGATCGGCCGCGGTTGGGCCGACGGCACCATCGAGCTGCGCAACCGATTCACCGGAGAGGCGCAATCCATTGCGGTGGCCGATGCAGTGACGTCCGTCACGGCCGCGATTCGGTAG
- a CDS encoding MFS transporter, with the protein MPALSVEQLTQKARELLPSRHYLYAVIAIAGMQFLATMDGTIAVVTLPKIQAELHLNDATRSWVITAYMLSFGGLMLLGGRLGDTFGRKRVFIGGIALFTLASIGVGLAQEDIGLAVFRLIQGVGAAVASPTALALVATTFPKGPLRTAAVAVFGAMTGVGSIAGLIVGGALAEVSWRLAFLINVPAGALMIYLAVRSLTETEREPMKLDVTGSVLATLGCTAAVFGFTQGPDRGWDSPYTIVSLIVAAVLLIAFLLVERTAENPVLPLSLFKDRNRVATLASIFMAGGVLFTLTITIGLYMQDLMKYSPLRTGVSAIPFVVGMGIGLALSSQLVTRMAPRVLILCGGVVVFGAMLYGSTVDRTIDYFPDFATLIFVGGLGIGTIVVPVILSAITGVDADRIGPLSAISLMLQNLGGPIVLVIIQAIITSRTLYLGGAKGPVQNMNQAQLHALDHGYTYGLLWIAGTAVLVGVAALFISYTAADVAHAQKAQTAHDQGLDEEQPA; encoded by the coding sequence ATGCCTGCCCTCAGCGTCGAGCAGCTCACTCAAAAGGCGCGAGAACTCCTGCCGTCCCGGCACTACCTATATGCCGTCATCGCGATCGCCGGTATGCAGTTTCTAGCCACGATGGACGGCACCATTGCGGTGGTCACGCTGCCCAAGATCCAGGCTGAGCTGCACCTCAACGATGCCACCCGAAGCTGGGTCATCACCGCGTACATGCTGTCCTTCGGTGGACTGATGCTGCTCGGTGGACGACTCGGCGATACCTTCGGCCGTAAGCGCGTCTTCATCGGCGGCATCGCGTTGTTCACCCTCGCCTCCATCGGGGTGGGCCTCGCGCAAGAGGACATCGGACTGGCTGTTTTCCGTCTCATTCAAGGAGTGGGCGCCGCGGTCGCCTCGCCGACGGCGTTGGCATTGGTGGCGACCACCTTCCCCAAGGGACCGCTGCGTACCGCAGCGGTCGCGGTGTTCGGTGCCATGACGGGGGTGGGATCCATCGCCGGACTGATCGTGGGCGGTGCGCTGGCCGAGGTGTCCTGGCGTCTGGCCTTCCTTATCAACGTGCCCGCCGGTGCGCTGATGATCTACCTGGCCGTGCGGTCACTGACCGAGACCGAACGCGAACCGATGAAGCTGGACGTCACGGGATCGGTGTTGGCGACCCTCGGCTGTACTGCCGCGGTGTTCGGCTTCACCCAGGGGCCCGACCGCGGATGGGATTCGCCCTACACGATCGTGTCGCTGATTGTGGCCGCTGTGCTTCTGATCGCGTTCCTGCTGGTCGAGCGCACCGCGGAGAACCCGGTACTGCCGCTTAGCCTGTTCAAGGACCGCAACCGGGTTGCTACGCTCGCGTCGATCTTCATGGCCGGCGGCGTGCTGTTCACCCTGACCATCACCATCGGCCTGTACATGCAGGATCTGATGAAATACAGCCCGTTGCGAACCGGAGTTTCTGCCATCCCGTTCGTCGTCGGCATGGGAATCGGCTTGGCTCTGTCCTCGCAACTCGTCACGCGAATGGCGCCCCGAGTGCTGATCCTGTGCGGCGGTGTCGTGGTGTTCGGTGCGATGCTCTACGGCTCGACGGTGGACCGGACCATCGACTACTTCCCGGATTTCGCGACGCTCATCTTCGTCGGTGGGCTCGGTATCGGCACCATCGTGGTGCCGGTGATCCTCTCGGCCATCACCGGGGTGGATGCCGACCGCATCGGGCCGCTATCCGCGATCTCCCTCATGCTGCAAAACCTCGGCGGCCCAATCGTTCTGGTGATCATCCAGGCGATCATCACCTCGCGCACGCTGTACCTGGGCGGTGCCAAGGGCCCGGTGCAGAACATGAACCAGGCGCAGCTGCACGCCCTCGATCACGGTTACACCTATGGCCTGCTGTGGATCGCCGGAACCGCGGTGCTGGTCGGGGTGGCGGCGCTGTTCATAAGCTACACCGCGGCCGACGTCGCGCACGCACAGAAGGCGCAGACCGCGCACGACCAGGGTCTGGACGAAGAACAGCCGGCCTAG